A part of Bacteroidota bacterium genomic DNA contains:
- a CDS encoding 4Fe-4S binding protein — protein GLIPITYIFGKVFCGWICHLGALQEILNIGKIKIFQSEKAQKVMRIIRIVILIVMLAQLTFTHVILWNKIGPFKVAYNLFSANLTGYILLGILILSSIFIHRPFCKTICPVGLTLGWITKIPGASILGINNSCAGCKTCSTSCDMNAITRDNKISKLDNQECIMCGECMDDCKIKSISTKRKGEKHHDKIILKGIKISNNN, from the coding sequence TGGACTTATCCCAATAACATACATCTTTGGAAAAGTATTTTGTGGTTGGATATGCCATCTTGGAGCCTTACAAGAAATTTTAAATATCGGAAAAATTAAAATCTTTCAATCCGAAAAAGCTCAAAAAGTAATGCGAATAATAAGAATTGTTATTCTTATTGTTATGCTTGCACAGTTAACTTTTACCCACGTAATTTTATGGAATAAGATTGGACCGTTTAAAGTAGCTTATAATCTATTTTCGGCAAATCTAACGGGTTATATCTTGCTTGGAATATTAATATTAAGTTCAATATTTATCCATCGCCCGTTTTGCAAAACAATTTGTCCTGTAGGTCTTACACTTGGCTGGATAACAAAAATTCCGGGAGCTTCAATACTGGGAATAAACAATTCATGCGCCGGTTGCAAAACATGTAGTACATCTTGTGATATGAACGCCATTACAAGAGATAATAAAATAAGTAAATTAGACAATCAGGAATGTATAATGTGTGGCGAGTGCATGGATGATTGTAAAATTAAAAGCATATCAACTAAACGAAAAGGAGAAAAACATCATGACAAAATCAT